CGAGAACTGAGGTGCTTTACGAGCTTTATGCAAACCGTATTTCTTCCGTTCTTTAGCGCGGGGATCTCTGGTCAAGAATCCTTCTCCTTTCAGGGGAGAGCGATTTTCTGGATCTAGTTGACACAAAGCTCTAGCTACTCCCAACTTGACCGCATCTGATTGTCCTGTCAGTCCACCACCTTCAGTTTTCACCAAGATGTCGTAGGCATTCTCTAATCCTAAAGTCTCTAAAGGAGCCTTAATGACTGACAAATAAGTGGTGTTGAATTGAAAATAGTCTTCACCAGTACGCTTGTTAACTGTAATTTTGCCAGTACCAGGTACTAATCTGACTCTAGCGGTTGATGACTTGCGACGACCAGTTCCCCAGTAGACTGCTTTTCCACTTTGCTCGGTTGCTTGCATTAGTTATTTCCTCCAGGAATGGTATTAATGGTTAGCTGTTCGGGTTGTTGAGCCGCATGGGGATGCTCTGTCCCAGCGTAGACCTTAAGTTTGGTAAATAAGCGCTTACCCAGAGAATTTTTGGGTAACATACCTTTAATTGCTTGCTCGATAATTCTCTCTGGAAGACGGGCTTGTAATTTGGCAAATGTTTCTTCTTTCATGCCGCCCGGTCTACCAGAATGCCGTCTATAGAGCTTTTGAGTCCGTTTTTTGCCAGTTACGGCAACTTTTTCGGCATTGATGATAATGACAAAATCACCTGTATCCATATGGGGGGTATAGGTGGGCTTGTTTTTGCCGGTCAAGATGGTGGCTACTTCTGTAGCAATTCGTCCCAACCGTTGATCTGCGGCATCAATGATATACCAGCTTTTGGCTAAGGAGTTTACGGGGGGTAAATAGGTTTTGTTCATAGCAATTGATGACTGATTAAGGGTTCTTTCTACTTATATTGAGCAGAAATGACTAAGAACGTATTTAGGTTGGTTGTCAAACCAAACTTCCTGTGGGAATGGAAATTCTGGATAACCAACTCTCAGTAGACATAATCCCCTAGCTGGGGCAGCATATTTAACTTCAGAGCGGCGCTGCTCTACCCAAATACGAGTAAAGTCTTTTGGCTCTAGCTGTTGATTTCCCACCTGTACTAATAATCCCACTAACAGCCGAACCATTCCATATAGAAAACCATTGGCTTGAATTTCGATGTGAATAAAAGACCCTTGCCGATAACACTCGGCTGCTTGCACGTCTACCCAAGAATGACTTCTGGCTGAATTCGCTCTGTGGAAGGCGGCTAGATGATGATTACCAATTATAGGGTTCAGGGCTTGCTGGATTAAAGATTCATTTAAAGGTACATGATAATAATGCCAACAGAAGGGTCGCACAAACAAGTTAGGGATTTTTTCTGTATAAATGGTATAACGATACCTACGCCAGCTAGCTGAAAAGCGTGCGTGCCAGTTTTGACTTACAGGAGCTGAAGCTCGAATTAGAATGTCTTCTGGCAGCCTACTGTTCAATATGTCGCTCCACCGTTCCGCCGGAATCAGTGTTTTATGCTCAAAATGAGCTACTTGAGCGGCTGCGTGAACACCAGCATCGGTACGACCGGCACCGTGTAGAGTCACGGGATGTTGCATGACCTGAGACAGAACTTTTTCTATCTCTGCTTGAACTGTACGCCCTTTAGCTTGACGTTGCCATCCATGAAAACGAGTGCCCAGGTACTGAATGACTAGGGCAACTCTGCGTACTGATTCACGATTTAAAATCGGGGATTGGCAATTATCCATTTGTGACATACCTCCCTCATCTAGCCTGAAAACAAGCTGTTTAAGGGAAGTTCCGTGTACTTTTGAGCTTTACATCGGCAGATGTTGAGCAATCTTCGAGCTTGCTCACACCAGTTTCACGCCAGGTCTGCCCGACCGACCGATGGGAGTCACCGTTTTAAGTTTACCACACCTACTAGGTCAAAAGGCAGCACCCAAGACTAAACTAGTTCCAGAATCGCCATTTCCGCATTATCACCGTGTCGTCTGACAGTTCGCAAAATACGAGTATATCCGCCTTGGCGATCGCCGTAGCGCCCTTGAACTTGCTCAAATAAGGCGTGAATTAGGTTTTTGTCGTATACATAGCCCATTGCTTGGCGGCGGGCGGCTAAGGAGCCGTCTTTAGCCAAAGAAACCATTTTGTCTACTTCCGGTTGAACTGCTTTAGCTCTAATCTTGGTCGTGGTAATTCTGCCATGACGGATGACT
The DNA window shown above is from Merismopedia glauca CCAP 1448/3 and carries:
- the rpsI gene encoding 30S ribosomal protein S9, which translates into the protein MQATEQSGKAVYWGTGRRKSSTARVRLVPGTGKITVNKRTGEDYFQFNTTYLSVIKAPLETLGLENAYDILVKTEGGGLTGQSDAVKLGVARALCQLDPENRSPLKGEGFLTRDPRAKERKKYGLHKARKAPQFS
- the rplM gene encoding 50S ribosomal protein L13, translating into MNKTYLPPVNSLAKSWYIIDAADQRLGRIATEVATILTGKNKPTYTPHMDTGDFVIIINAEKVAVTGKKRTQKLYRRHSGRPGGMKEETFAKLQARLPERIIEQAIKGMLPKNSLGKRLFTKLKVYAGTEHPHAAQQPEQLTINTIPGGNN
- the truA gene encoding tRNA pseudouridine(38-40) synthase TruA; this translates as MDNCQSPILNRESVRRVALVIQYLGTRFHGWQRQAKGRTVQAEIEKVLSQVMQHPVTLHGAGRTDAGVHAAAQVAHFEHKTLIPAERWSDILNSRLPEDILIRASAPVSQNWHARFSASWRRYRYTIYTEKIPNLFVRPFCWHYYHVPLNESLIQQALNPIIGNHHLAAFHRANSARSHSWVDVQAAECYRQGSFIHIEIQANGFLYGMVRLLVGLLVQVGNQQLEPKDFTRIWVEQRRSEVKYAAPARGLCLLRVGYPEFPFPQEVWFDNQPKYVLSHFCSI
- the rplQ gene encoding 50S ribosomal protein L17, whose product is MRHRCKVPKLSKPADQRKALLRSLATEVIRHGRITTTKIRAKAVQPEVDKMVSLAKDGSLAARRQAMGYVYDKNLIHALFEQVQGRYGDRQGGYTRILRTVRRHGDNAEMAILELV